A genomic stretch from Chitinophaga agri includes:
- a CDS encoding glycosyltransferase, which translates to MKIFINAHNLRFGGGKTVGFNLINYYIANPAVSEIMIVAPAGYGYERFQGVDSRTSIYFLPAIFNTSVFKIISNYVVLPLRIALSRTDFVLSLGNVAVPTLKPQFLLIHQAYLAYPESIVWDRLRQSDRKFYRYIRNMLRLVKANLKYPTVYGVQTNTMRKRISSIYKIPKEDIHVIPNAVSFTSFKKGRAGSTAVKGHQQIRLLFLSKYFPHKNFEILFKVGLEIVSRGLPIRISVTIDEEENEGSKRFIETIKAMGLHEVIINKGNVRLEEIAAAYDEHDGLFLPTLLESFSGSYIEAMYFSRPIFTSDMDFAREVCRDAAYYFNPLDEEDIIYCITAAYDNRTEMARKVEAGSRIVAQSYSWEDIGRFIDTNVLKLK; encoded by the coding sequence ATGAAGATATTTATTAACGCCCATAACCTCCGGTTTGGTGGAGGAAAGACTGTCGGGTTTAACCTGATCAACTATTACATAGCCAATCCTGCTGTGTCTGAAATTATGATTGTCGCTCCGGCTGGGTATGGTTACGAGCGCTTTCAGGGAGTGGATAGCAGGACGAGTATCTATTTTTTGCCAGCCATCTTCAATACATCTGTATTTAAGATCATATCGAATTATGTTGTACTGCCGTTACGAATTGCGCTTTCACGCACGGACTTTGTCCTAAGCCTGGGCAACGTCGCCGTGCCGACATTGAAACCACAGTTCCTGCTGATACATCAGGCCTATCTGGCCTACCCCGAAAGTATTGTATGGGACAGGCTCAGACAGAGCGACCGGAAGTTTTACAGGTATATCAGGAATATGCTCAGATTGGTAAAAGCGAATCTGAAATATCCTACAGTATATGGTGTACAGACAAACACCATGAGAAAGCGGATCAGTAGTATTTACAAGATCCCGAAGGAGGATATTCATGTCATACCCAATGCTGTATCGTTCACCAGTTTTAAAAAGGGACGGGCAGGTAGTACGGCCGTGAAGGGACACCAACAGATCAGACTATTGTTCCTGAGCAAATACTTCCCTCACAAGAATTTCGAGATACTTTTTAAGGTGGGACTGGAGATCGTGAGCAGAGGGTTGCCCATCCGGATATCCGTTACGATCGACGAAGAGGAGAATGAGGGCAGCAAAAGATTCATTGAAACGATCAAGGCGATGGGGTTACATGAGGTGATCATCAACAAAGGGAATGTCCGGCTGGAAGAGATCGCTGCTGCATATGACGAGCATGATGGACTCTTCCTGCCTACTTTGCTCGAATCATTTTCAGGTTCCTACATAGAAGCGATGTATTTCAGTCGACCCATCTTTACAAGTGATATGGACTTTGCCCGTGAAGTATGCAGGGACGCGGCTTATTATTTTAATCCGCTTGACGAAGAGGACATCATTTATTGTATTACCGCTGCGTATGACAACAGGACCGAAATGGCGCGTAAGGTGGAGGCCGGAAGCCGGATCGTGGCACAATCCTATTCCTGGGAGGATATAGGGAGATTTATCGATACCAATGTATTAAAGCTGAAATAA
- a CDS encoding polysaccharide biosynthesis protein produces the protein MFKDKCLLITGGTGSFGNAVLKRFLNTDIGEIRIFSRDEKKQDDMRNLLRSDKVKFYMGDVRDFRSIDNAMDGVNYVFHAAALKQVPSCEFYPMEAVRTNVLGTENVVEAAIKHKIEKLICLGTDKAVYPINAMGISKAMMEKVAISKARLHTRPLITCTRYGNVMASRGSVIPLFISQIKSGKPLTITDPEMTRFMMSLSNAVELVLFAFNNANPGDIFVQKAPASTIGQLARVLLDIFNASNEIKVIGTRHGEKLYETLLTREEFGKAEDMGDFYRIAADDRDLNYAKYFSEGNQEIAAAQDYHSHNTYRLSDEELKDMLLNLDYVQEQLNVDHERYSNAY, from the coding sequence ATGTTCAAAGACAAATGTTTACTAATAACAGGAGGGACCGGCTCATTTGGCAATGCCGTGCTAAAGAGGTTCCTCAATACCGATATCGGAGAGATCCGTATATTCAGCAGAGATGAAAAGAAGCAGGATGATATGCGTAATCTTCTTCGCAGCGATAAGGTGAAATTTTACATGGGTGATGTACGCGATTTCAGAAGTATCGATAATGCGATGGATGGTGTTAACTACGTATTCCATGCAGCTGCCCTGAAGCAGGTGCCATCCTGTGAGTTCTATCCTATGGAGGCAGTCAGGACCAATGTCCTGGGAACTGAGAATGTAGTGGAAGCCGCGATCAAACATAAAATAGAAAAACTGATCTGCCTGGGCACAGATAAAGCGGTGTATCCCATCAATGCAATGGGTATTTCCAAGGCGATGATGGAGAAAGTGGCTATCTCTAAAGCCCGTTTACATACACGTCCGTTGATCACCTGTACAAGATACGGGAATGTGATGGCCAGCAGGGGGTCGGTTATTCCGCTGTTCATTTCACAGATCAAAAGTGGAAAGCCCTTAACGATCACTGACCCGGAAATGACGCGATTTATGATGTCGCTGAGTAATGCGGTGGAGCTGGTATTATTCGCTTTTAACAACGCCAACCCGGGTGATATATTTGTACAGAAAGCCCCCGCTTCTACAATAGGTCAGCTGGCAAGGGTATTACTGGATATATTCAATGCCAGCAATGAAATAAAGGTCATAGGTACCAGACATGGAGAGAAACTGTATGAGACCCTGCTGACCCGCGAAGAGTTTGGTAAAGCGGAAGATATGGGAGATTTCTACCGCATTGCCGCAGATGACAGAGACCTGAATTATGCTAAATATTTTTCTGAAGGTAACCAGGAAATAGCAGCGGCACAGGACTATCATTCACACAATACATACCGGCTAAGTGACGAGGAGCTGAAAGATATGCTGCTGAATCTTGATTATGTACAGGAACAACTAAACGTAGATCATGAGCGATACAGTAACGCTTATTAA
- a CDS encoding cupin domain-containing protein, translating into MSDTVTLINGNVFSDERGTLRFVNDFSFPDVKRFYQIIHPSTATIRAWQGHRVEHKYFYVVSGTFAVAWVKIDDWDHPSPALEAAYKVLTANSPAVLSVPPGYANGLKALEPDSVLMIYSNLTLEGSANDRWSFNPAWWLDWEALSVKTATI; encoded by the coding sequence ATGAGCGATACAGTAACGCTTATTAACGGTAATGTCTTTTCAGATGAGAGAGGAACCCTGCGGTTTGTTAATGACTTTTCCTTTCCTGATGTAAAGCGTTTTTATCAGATCATACATCCTTCTACGGCTACCATACGTGCGTGGCAGGGCCATCGGGTAGAGCACAAATATTTCTACGTTGTCAGCGGCACTTTTGCTGTTGCATGGGTGAAGATAGATGACTGGGACCATCCTTCTCCGGCGCTGGAAGCAGCGTATAAAGTACTTACTGCGAACAGCCCGGCGGTATTGAGCGTGCCACCAGGGTATGCAAACGGACTGAAGGCGCTGGAACCGGATTCGGTACTGATGATCTATTCTAATCTGACACTGGAGGGCTCCGCGAATGACCGCTGGTCGTTCAATCCCGCCTGGTGGCTGGACTGGGAAGCGCTCAGCGTAAAGACAGCGACCATTTAA
- a CDS encoding polysaccharide biosynthesis C-terminal domain-containing protein: MKKVGISGQQGFVGSYLYNRLSLLKDDYQLVPFERAFFDHEDQLSAWAGQCDVIVHLAGMNRHDDQQVIHDTNISLTERLISAIKKAGNSPHLLFSSSTQEERDNLYGRSKKAARNILKEWADAHNARFTGLVIPNVFGPFGKPFYNSVVATFCYQLCNGGEPKVDQDGLLKLIYVDELCDEIISCIRGENNDALKEISATKECHVSEILASLREFKALYLDRGIFPKLSDRFSVQLFNTFRSFIDHGTYFPVAFKQHTDERGAFVELVKLEQGGQVSFSTTVPGITRGNHFHTRKIERFAVIKGKATIQLRRYNTDEVMNFELDGASPAYVDMPVWYTHNIKNTGEEDLYTIFWINEFFDPQDADTYFEVV, from the coding sequence ATGAAAAAAGTAGGTATCAGCGGGCAGCAAGGATTTGTGGGGAGTTACTTATATAACAGGCTGAGTCTGTTGAAAGACGACTATCAGCTTGTACCATTTGAGAGAGCATTTTTCGACCATGAAGACCAGCTTTCGGCATGGGCCGGACAGTGTGATGTCATCGTGCATCTGGCAGGAATGAACCGTCATGACGATCAGCAGGTGATCCATGATACGAATATCAGTCTGACGGAACGACTGATCAGCGCTATTAAAAAGGCCGGAAACAGTCCGCACCTATTGTTCTCTTCCTCTACACAGGAAGAACGCGATAACCTGTACGGACGCTCAAAAAAAGCAGCCAGAAATATACTGAAGGAATGGGCTGATGCACATAACGCGCGGTTCACAGGACTCGTGATACCGAATGTATTCGGGCCGTTTGGGAAGCCTTTTTATAATTCGGTGGTGGCGACTTTCTGCTACCAGTTATGCAATGGTGGTGAGCCGAAGGTTGATCAGGATGGCTTGTTAAAACTGATCTATGTAGATGAATTGTGCGATGAGATCATCAGCTGCATCCGCGGAGAGAATAATGATGCGTTAAAAGAGATCAGCGCAACCAAGGAATGTCATGTTTCAGAAATACTGGCATCACTACGGGAATTTAAGGCTTTGTATCTTGACAGGGGGATATTCCCCAAGTTGTCGGACAGGTTCAGCGTACAGCTGTTCAATACCTTCCGCAGTTTCATCGATCATGGTACTTATTTCCCGGTAGCTTTTAAACAGCATACAGATGAAAGAGGAGCCTTTGTGGAGCTGGTAAAACTTGAGCAGGGGGGACAGGTATCTTTTTCAACAACCGTGCCTGGTATTACCCGCGGTAATCATTTCCACACCAGGAAGATTGAGCGCTTTGCAGTGATCAAAGGCAAGGCCACTATTCAGTTACGGAGGTATAATACAGATGAGGTTATGAACTTCGAGCTGGATGGGGCATCACCTGCCTATGTGGACATGCCTGTATGGTATACACACAACATTAAGAACACAGGAGAAGAAGATCTATATACAATATTCTGGATCAATGAATTTTTTGATCCCCAGGATGCAGACACCTATTTCGAAGTTGTTTAA